From a single Cydia amplana chromosome 10, ilCydAmpl1.1, whole genome shotgun sequence genomic region:
- the LOC134651379 gene encoding uncharacterized protein LOC134651379, with the protein MIASKDGDTAKVKTKKTKLKTEDIVHSFGPALFLERICAIYRFRIFEGTLMPTSNFMKVFGLVVALAIAAVFLYYFDIPEKLSRAEPLRDTMEDFPSIVILIQYVTSAVMTSCLLSRGNIRIMNLLANIDSTLCLNTSEDFYRKSRSHSVIALCIMVIIHIISSASDYFLRMNEDSYFIMVILNYILNYVQDLEILVFYLMISMLNHRLKVINNDLTKILHHKDNQGKISVYTISPKNSKNEKPLEIHGKMAVNNLRDLSLAYDTIGEACHLVNSVYNYQIFMTLISAFVYIVIALWTALFYYRTQVFTGNLISIILWCCSEMLTVAAMAFVCEMLLSTRSKTKVLVNELVMEYALPARTRAQAKAFMRLIDAWPLRVYVYDMFTVDITLMLKFISVSTTYLIVIIQISHFV; encoded by the coding sequence ATGATCGCGAGCAAAGATGGTGATACAGctaaagtaaaaactaaaaagacAAAGTTAAAAACTGAAGATATCGTACATAGCTTCGGACCAGCTCTCTTTTTGGAGCGCATATGCGCAATCTATCGATTCAGAATTTTCGAAGGAACCTTAATGCCTACAAGTAATTTTATGAAAGTTTTCGGATTAGTTGTAGCACTTGCAATTGCTGCTGTTTTCCTGTACTACTTCGATATCCCTGAAAAACTCTCAAGAGCAGAACCGTTAAGGGATACTATGGAAGATTTCCCATCGATCGTCATCCTCATTCAATACGTCACGTCTGCCGTGATGACGTCTTGTTTGCTGAGTCGGGGGAATATTCGGATCATGAACTTGCTCGCAAATATCGACTCGACTCTTTGTCTTAACACAAGTGAAGATTTTTATAGAAAATCAAGAAGCCATTCAGTTATAGCGCTATGTATTATGGTGATCATCCACATCATCTCCAGtgcatcagattactttttacgAATGAATGAAGATAGTTACTTTATTATggttatacttaattatatacTGAATTATGTTCAAGATCTCGAGATATTAGTTTTCTACTTAATGATAAGCATGTTGAACCACAGACTGAAAGTCATAAATAATGACCTAACAAAGATTCTTCATCATAAAGATAACCAAGGCAAGATCTCAGTTTATACGATCAGTCCGAAAAACTCAAAGAACGAAAAACCACTCGAAATCCACGGAAAAATGGCAGTCAATAATCTACGGGATTTGTCCTTGGCTTACGACACCATAGGCGAGGCTTGCCACTTGGTTAACAGCGTTTATAACTATCAAATATTCATGACATTGATATCAGCGTTCGTCTACATTGTGATAGCTCTATGGACTGCGTTGTTTTACTATCGCACCCAAGTGTTCACGGGCAATTTGATTTCTATAATATTGTGGTGCTGCAGCGAGATGTTGACGGTGGCGGCGATGGCTTTTGTATGTGAGATGTTGTTATCGACGCGCAGCAAGACGAAGGTGCTGGTGAACGAGTTGGTTATGGAGTACGCGCTGCCGGCGCGGACACGCGCGCAGGCCAAGGCATTCATGCGGCTTATCGACGCGTGGCCGCTGCGCGTGTATGTCTACGATATGTTCACCGTCGACATTACCCTTATGCTCAAGTTCATAAGCGTATCTACAACTTATTTGATTGTCATCATACAAATCTCTCATTTCGTATAA
- the LOC134651418 gene encoding uncharacterized protein LOC134651418, whose amino-acid sequence MQFLSIKLVPSVIMGVIFAFSSYVNAKSPEFIKICEHTSTDCLRESLQATLPGFLRGAPDLGIDSMDPFQVNNLNLTLPGGLTISFNEGVATGFRKCIIDKARMIKDSLDIQLHCNLTIRGKYMSTGRLLMFPIDGHGDSLIKCRNIRLGALVKLGSKMQHSEKYLDVKSLKVNHKFQGRVSYQMTNLFKGNPEISKLVLEFMNSNWRLVAEEFGKPIVDFGVSSIMTNVNQLFRVVPMKDLLSGPVDL is encoded by the exons atgcagTTCTTAAGCATTAAGTTGGTGCCAAGTGTGATAATGGGTGTAATTTTTGCGTTTAGCTCATACGTAAATGCAAAATctc CCGAATTTATCAAAATATGCGAACATACCTCAACCGATTGTTTGAGAGAGTCCCTCCAGGCTACTTTGCCAGGGTTTTTGAGAGGCGCTCCTGATTTGGGAATAGACAGTATGGATCCTTTCCAAGTCAACAATTTGAACCTGACTCTGCCGGGTGGCTTGACCATCAGCTTCAATGAAGGCGTAGCTACCGGATTCAGAAAGTGTATTATTGATAAAGcaag aatgaTAAAAGACAGCTTGGACATTCAGTTACACTGTAACTTGACCATACGGGGGAAGTATATGTCCACGGGCAGACTCCTCATGTTCCCCATAGACGGCCACGGTGACTCGCTTATTAAATGCA GAAATATAAGATTGGGGGCACTAGTAAAACTAGGATCAAAAATGCAGCATTCTGAAAAATATTTAGACGTTAAGAGCCTGAAGGTGAACCACAAATTTCAGGGTAGAGTGTCTTACCAAATGACGAATCTTTTCAAGGGCAACCCTGAGATAA GTAAATTAGTGTTAGAGTTTATGAACAGTAATTGGAGATTAGTTGCCGAAGAGTTCGGAAAGCCGATCGTTGACTTCGGCGTGAGCTCCATCATGACTAATGTCAACCAACTGTTCAGGGTGGTGCCGATGAAAGACTTGTTATCGGGGCCAGTTGACCTGTGA